A genome region from Arachis duranensis cultivar V14167 chromosome 8, aradu.V14167.gnm2.J7QH, whole genome shotgun sequence includes the following:
- the LOC107462351 gene encoding uncharacterized protein LOC107462351, which translates to MAHKYNLRGEYFFPNKRKAKILATNPSDIPPVEWTAFVDHYMDPKTKKQCLQNARNRERLIVSHAGGSKSNARRATQMEKKLGRPVCRSEVIVSTLLKKDGSYVSGEGQRLAEKIAEHLSEDQERAAAEGIHSKVLAHPDDAIGKVCGPENGKRVRGFSNAAYPSGFGKSKRIFGGAICGGSSSVSQQHVAELEKQLQEAKGQVATLYRFLQQKYSDEVPTLSDSVPHIESE; encoded by the exons ATGGCCCATAAGTATAATTTACGGGGAGAATACTTCTTTCCTAACAAAAGAAAGGCAAAAATTCTGGCTACGAATCCCTCAGACATACCGCCTGTTGAATGGACTGCTTTTGTGGATCATTATATGGATCCTAAAACAAAG AAACAATGTTTGCAAAATGCCAGAAATCGTGAGAGGCTTATAGTTTCACACGCCGGTGGAAGTAAAAGCAATGCTAGAAGAGCAACTCAgatg GAAAAAAAATTGGGAAGGCCTGTATGTCGAAGCGAGGTTATTGTATCAACTTTGCTAAAGAAAGATGGGAGTTATGTAAGCGGGGAAGGACAACGATTAGCT GAAAAGATAGCAGAGCATTTGTCTGAAGACCAAGAGCGTGCTGCCGCTGAAGGTATTCATTCAAAGGTCTTGGCTCATCCGGATGATGCAATTGGAAAAGTTTGCGGTCCTGAGAATGGTAAGCGTGTACGTGGCTTTAGTAATGCTGCATATCCCAGTGGTTTTGGCAAGTCAAAGCGCATCTTTGGAGGGGCAATATGCGGAGGTTCTAGCAGTGTATCGCAACAGCATGTTGCAGAATTAGAAAAGCAACTTCAAGAAGCTAAAGGTCAAGTGGCAACTCTTTACAGATTTCTACAACAGAAATACAGTGATGAAGTACCTACCTTATCTGATTCTGTGCCACACATTGAGTCGGAATGA